CCTGTACAGCCCTGCCCCTGGCGTCAGTGGCCGGACTTCCCCAAGCTTGGCTTTTAGCATTGAAATCGCCAAGTACCAACGTGCGCCCTACGTTGTGTCTGCGAACAGCCTCACTGACGGAGTCGAGGAAAGCCTCAAATTCAGCCAGTGGACGATTAGGCGAAAAGTACACCCCGACGATAATGTACTCCCCCCATCTAGCTACCGCGTACCCGGGGCCCCTTTCGACAGCTGAAAGAGAGGGGCCAGCGCTGTTTGCAGACACTACTACCACCAAGTCATCGGTGTCACCAACCCAATTTGCCTGCGAGGGGACGAAGTATGGCTCGCATGCCACGGCCAAATCAATCTGCCACTGCGCGATAGACTGCAGTAGGAGGTCCTGAGCCCCTGCACAGTGGTTTATATTCGTCTGGAGGACGCTACTATTTTGTGTCTGATTCATGACGACTTATTAGCATCCTCCCGCGCTGGACTCTGTCTTTCACTAGCCTGTGACTGGATGCCGTTCACTCCTTTAACAGAAGGGGGGCAACAATTGTTGCTCCCCATTATGTGTCCTGAAGACAAGCCTGCATCAGCGCAGACGGCGCAACGCATGGTGCCCACGCACCCCGCTGCCTTGTGACCATCTCCACCGCACCGGAAGCAAAGTCTGCTCCGGTCCTTCTTTGAAGGGCATACGGGACCCGTGTGCCCCATGCTCATACACCTAAAGCAGCGCAAGGGGCGTTGCTCTAGTGCACGAACACCAGCAGAGCTCCAACCAACCAAAAGCCGCCCAGAATCACACACCTTTTTAGCAGCGTCCACCGGGCAGTAAACTATAGCCGAGCCCACTCCTCTAAGGCCCGGTTGCACTTCGCTCACTTTCACTGCTGTCTGAAGGCAGCCTCCAGCCTGAGCTACCGCCGTTGCAATCTTCTCAGACGTAGCGGAGTCATCTAAGCCTGTAACCTTAAGTGTCACAGTTTTTGTCGGACGATTGACTTCTGCAACCCCTTCTAACGCCGTT
This window of the Bicyclus anynana chromosome 19, ilBicAnyn1.1, whole genome shotgun sequence genome carries:
- the LOC112045165 gene encoding uncharacterized protein LOC112045165; translated protein: MNQTQNSSVLQTNINHCAGAQDLLLQSIAQWQIDLAVACEPYFVPSQANWVGDTDDLVVVVSANSAGPSLSAVERGPGYAVARWGEYIIVGVYFSPNRPLAEFEAFLDSVSEAVRRHNVGRTLVLGDFNAKSQAWGSPATDARGRAVQVWAVHQGLNLLNRGTTYTCVREEGGSIVDLSFATPLVADRVTGWKV